The following coding sequences are from one Methanosarcina sp. WWM596 window:
- the alaXM gene encoding alanyl-tRNA editing protein AlaXM, with translation MTEALYFLDCYLREFEATVEKVMDDKYVILDRTAFYPESGGQPSDTGKLVREEDGVEFEVVYVGKFNGDISHEIAPAGETEASGLKAGDRVKGVIDWDRRYRHMRMHTATHVIANVIEKEAGAQITGNQLGFDQSRVDFSLEAFDRDKFSEYEKIANEVIAQNHPVNFYLVSREEAEEKLSRLTTLAKGFSEEIREVRLVEIESVTIEACGGSHLKNTGEIKGIKIEKLQNKGKSNRRMYFTLLD, from the coding sequence GCTGTACTTCCTTGACTGTTACCTGAGAGAATTTGAAGCAACCGTTGAAAAAGTGATGGATGATAAGTATGTCATCCTTGACCGCACGGCTTTCTACCCCGAAAGCGGAGGCCAGCCCAGTGATACGGGGAAGCTTGTTCGCGAAGAAGACGGAGTTGAGTTTGAGGTTGTTTATGTCGGAAAGTTCAACGGAGACATAAGTCATGAAATCGCCCCGGCAGGCGAAACCGAAGCTTCAGGCCTGAAAGCCGGGGACAGGGTAAAAGGAGTCATTGACTGGGACCGGCGCTACAGGCACATGCGAATGCATACGGCAACCCACGTGATCGCAAATGTGATCGAAAAAGAAGCAGGAGCCCAGATCACAGGGAACCAGCTCGGGTTTGACCAGAGCCGTGTGGATTTTAGCCTTGAAGCCTTTGACAGGGACAAATTCTCCGAATACGAGAAAATTGCAAATGAAGTGATCGCTCAGAACCATCCAGTCAATTTCTATCTGGTCAGCCGCGAAGAAGCCGAAGAAAAACTTTCCAGGCTTACCACGCTTGCCAAAGGGTTTTCAGAAGAGATCCGCGAAGTCCGCCTTGTAGAAATCGAAAGCGTGACGATTGAAGCCTGTGGTGGGTCACACCTGAAAAACACAGGGGAAATAAAGGGGATAAAGATCGAGAAACTTCAGAACAAAGGGAAAAGCAACAGGAGAATGTACTTTACACTTTTGGATTGA
- a CDS encoding PAS domain-containing protein → MKKNPGDITKRKITEEKIIEAQGKLYLQEKLHILNWAADSSIIGFITTDFKGMLKYVNPSCIKMWGYEKAEDFLERNASEFWNSPSEILQAGKECREKGEWTGELLAKRKDGTLFYVQASLNLIKDDYGHPLGIVGSCIDITPCKQVEEELKQRTQELLLAKERLDLALEATGMGTWDWDVLKNTMTWDDNLFRLVGVSREEFLQTHESLLELSDKILPPEDNKQMQEAIQQVVDGKTDNCEFEHDVLRPDGTVRHFSVKGHAYRNPEGKLVRVIGTTMDVTDRKIAEDALRKSESNLSRAQAIAHLGNYSWNIRTGEVSWSEELKSIWGCRPDEEPSFEEVISRVHPDDLDLFLEAARLMREENRPFNLEYRIIRPDGSMRCLHDQGEITLDKAGNPIRMFGTTLDITKRKRMEEQFRSAKEAAEAANRAKGEFLANVSHEIRTPMNAVLGMLELLLDTSPNDEQREYLQLAHISAESLLSIINDVLDFSRIEQNKMEVEQVEFDLKSLISHFINLLSGKANSRGIKLVSSLEDGLPSTFIGDPIRLKQVLFNLIGNAIKFTKEGEIILSVEICESGESGLNEELTLLFKVKDTGIGIPPENLCKIFDAFIQADASVTREYGGTGLGLAISSQLVELMGGRIWVESEVGKGSTFYFTVKVKRGANAENSEQKNSLPEEKLLPYPENKEQDGNGISSGKSLNILLVEDHLINQKLILCLLEKKGHKLTLVTNGRDALDALSRRNFDAVLMDVQMPGMDGLEATRKIRDPSSRVRLHNIPIIAFTARALKEDEEKCIEAGMNYYVSKPLNREKLFDILEDIRSGKNTPEKTTKERIAQKKIIQDRIVQEGIIQERVSTPPDQETMAFDFPEDRIFNLEEVLERTEGDEELLREMVRIFLGMSPELLDSLNKAIRKGEAEELRQSAHNLKSAAGSIGAKRVFRAAYYLEQIGRENKMDLAYKKFEEIKIRLEELEPVLIRFLESQIC, encoded by the coding sequence ATGAAAAAAAATCCAGGAGATATCACTAAAAGGAAAATAACCGAAGAAAAAATAATTGAAGCTCAGGGTAAGCTGTATTTGCAGGAAAAACTGCATATTCTTAACTGGGCAGCTGATTCTTCAATTATTGGCTTTATTACTACGGATTTTAAAGGTATGTTGAAGTATGTGAATCCTTCCTGCATCAAGATGTGGGGATACGAAAAAGCTGAAGACTTTTTGGAAAGGAATGCCTCAGAGTTTTGGAATTCTCCTTCAGAGATACTGCAAGCCGGAAAGGAATGCCGGGAAAAAGGAGAATGGACCGGGGAACTACTGGCTAAAAGAAAGGATGGAACACTATTTTATGTACAGGCTTCGTTAAATTTGATCAAGGATGATTATGGACATCCCCTCGGGATTGTTGGCTCCTGTATTGACATCACTCCTTGCAAGCAGGTAGAAGAAGAACTGAAGCAGCGGACTCAGGAGCTCTTGCTAGCAAAAGAACGTCTCGACCTGGCGCTTGAGGCTACAGGGATGGGGACCTGGGACTGGGATGTCCTCAAAAATACCATGACCTGGGACGACAACCTATTTCGTCTGGTGGGCGTATCCAGGGAGGAATTTCTCCAGACACATGAGAGCTTACTCGAACTTTCCGATAAAATTCTGCCCCCTGAAGACAACAAACAGATGCAGGAAGCAATACAGCAGGTTGTGGATGGAAAGACCGATAATTGTGAGTTTGAACACGACGTCCTTCGTCCCGACGGCACTGTCCGGCATTTTTCAGTGAAAGGCCATGCATACCGGAATCCGGAGGGGAAGCTGGTACGTGTAATTGGCACAACTATGGATGTTACGGATCGAAAAATTGCTGAAGATGCCCTGCGGAAAAGTGAGTCCAATCTTTCCCGGGCACAGGCAATTGCACATCTGGGGAACTACTCCTGGAATATCAGGACTGGGGAGGTTTCCTGGTCAGAGGAGCTGAAATCTATCTGGGGGTGCAGGCCTGACGAAGAACCTTCATTTGAAGAGGTAATTTCACGGGTTCATCCCGACGATCTGGATCTTTTCCTTGAGGCCGCACGTTTGATGCGGGAAGAGAACCGTCCCTTCAATCTTGAGTACCGCATTATTCGTCCTGATGGCTCGATGCGGTGCCTCCACGACCAGGGAGAGATTACCCTCGATAAGGCCGGAAATCCTATCCGGATGTTTGGGACAACTCTCGATATTACAAAAAGAAAACGTATGGAAGAACAGTTTCGTAGTGCTAAAGAAGCAGCAGAAGCTGCAAACCGGGCAAAGGGTGAATTCCTGGCCAATGTGAGCCACGAAATCCGAACCCCAATGAATGCAGTTTTAGGGATGCTGGAACTCCTGCTGGATACCAGCCCTAATGACGAGCAGAGGGAATACCTCCAGCTGGCTCATATCTCTGCAGAATCCCTGCTTTCCATAATTAACGATGTCCTTGACTTCTCAAGGATAGAACAAAATAAAATGGAGGTTGAGCAGGTCGAATTCGACCTCAAAAGCCTGATATCCCATTTTATAAATTTGCTGTCCGGGAAAGCAAATTCCAGAGGAATAAAATTGGTATCTTCTCTGGAAGATGGTTTGCCCTCTACCTTTATCGGCGATCCTATCCGCCTGAAACAGGTTCTTTTTAACCTCATTGGCAATGCGATAAAGTTCACGAAAGAAGGAGAAATTATCCTTTCCGTTGAAATCTGCGAATCAGGCGAGTCAGGTCTCAATGAAGAATTGACACTCCTTTTCAAAGTCAAAGATACGGGAATTGGTATCCCTCCGGAAAATCTATGTAAAATATTCGATGCCTTCATCCAGGCTGATGCCTCTGTCACAAGGGAGTACGGGGGAACCGGACTCGGGCTTGCAATTTCCTCACAGCTTGTCGAGCTTATGGGCGGCAGGATATGGGTGGAGAGCGAGGTTGGGAAAGGAAGCACTTTCTATTTTACGGTCAAGGTAAAAAGAGGGGCAAATGCGGAAAATTCTGAGCAAAAAAATAGCCTTCCGGAGGAAAAACTGTTACCATACCCGGAAAATAAAGAACAGGATGGAAACGGGATATCTTCCGGAAAAAGCCTGAATATACTTCTTGTCGAGGACCACCTGATAAATCAAAAACTAATTTTATGTCTTCTTGAGAAAAAAGGGCATAAACTTACCCTGGTTACTAACGGGAGAGATGCACTTGACGCCCTCTCCAGAAGGAATTTTGACGCTGTGCTGATGGACGTCCAGATGCCTGGCATGGACGGGCTGGAAGCCACTCGAAAGATAAGGGACCCTTCTTCCAGGGTGAGGCTGCATAACATTCCGATAATAGCCTTTACTGCCCGGGCTCTGAAAGAAGATGAAGAAAAATGTATTGAAGCAGGTATGAACTACTATGTATCAAAGCCTCTTAATAGAGAAAAACTCTTTGATATATTGGAAGATATCAGGTCCGGAAAAAACACTCCGGAAAAAACTACTAAAGAAAGAATTGCTCAGAAAAAAATCATTCAAGACAGAATTGTTCAGGAAGGAATTATTCAGGAAAGAGTATCAACACCCCCTGACCAGGAAACTATGGCTTTTGATTTTCCGGAGGACCGGATCTTTAACCTCGAAGAAGTGCTTGAAAGGACAGAGGGGGATGAGGAACTCTTAAGGGAAATGGTTAGAATTTTCCTGGGGATGTCGCCGGAGCTACTGGATTCCCTAAATAAAGCTATAAGAAAAGGAGAGGCTGAAGAACTCAGACAAAGTGCACACAATTTAAAAAGCGCAGCCGGAAGCATAGGGGCAAAAAGGGTTTTCAGAGCTGCTTATTACCTTGAGCAGATAGGAAGAGAAAACAAAATGGATTTAGCCTACAAAAAATTTGAAGAAATTAAAATCCGGCTTGAAGAGCTTGAGCCGGTTCTTATCAGGTTTCTGGAAAGCCAGATCTGTTAG